DNA from Vigna radiata var. radiata cultivar VC1973A unplaced genomic scaffold, Vradiata_ver6 scaffold_246, whole genome shotgun sequence:
ACAATTTGTAGCCACTCTCAGATCATTATAGAAGACCAGCCCTTCCAATATACTCCTTATGGACATTAAGTACCCAACAGTACATCTCAGCTCTTCATGATTACTGTTTATTTGATCTGATATTCTGTTAAATAACTCCAACAGACTATAAGAAGCAGCTATCTTGATTGCAGGAGAACCAAAATGCAGGAGTCTGCACAAGTCATGGCAACGGATGCCAATGAAGGCCAGTGGCTCCGATGGTTTCGTTGAAACAAGGAAGCTTTGCCAATCCACAAACCCTGGTAGGATAGCATGCAAACTAGAATCGAAGATTTAGGATTTACAgctcattttttaaatatttggaaAAGACCATTAAGGGGTGTAAAATGTAATTTTCTGACGTTAATATGCTACAATCAATTGGCCAGAAAGTGAAGaggataacaaaaaaaaattctttctatTACTGATGTCAACCGGCTTACCTTTTAACGGCGAAGTAATGaagcaaaagcaaaaatattaaaGCTTCTCCGGTGCTTGTTCCCTCGTCGTGGTCTACCAAAGCATGTCCCTTCGCAGAAGCAGCACAAACTACCGTGTTGACCATAGAGATTATAGAAGTGTTAAAAAGAATGGTCTTTGAAGTCTCTTCAAGTGTTTTCTTGGTGGAAAGATGCAAAATTAAGGAAAGAATGCCAATAACGAAGAGACTTTCGTCACTTAAAATATCAACCTTTTCGGGTGGAATTGAATATTCCATCATCTGTAGAAGTGGTAACATGGTGTGAGAACaatcaataacaaaatcattttgttttctagTATGTTTAGGGATAGTTGATCGGTtataaactttttgtaattcagATCACATTATTTTTCCACCTCATATGTAACAATGGTTTGGCTGTAATCTACTTCCATTTGGTCCTTGTAGTAAGAAGGTatctatatttttctaatatttcgTAATAATGATTGTAACACATCTCCAAATAGTTGTTTGTGGCCTGTTATCCATTATAATGTACAATAGATGATTTTGCATGCATGGACATTGTATTCCTCAATCCTCACATCAATTCTGAGCAGGAGTAAGGTGGAACGTTAGAAAATTCAGGGACTAAGTCGAAAGCTAGAGTAAATTAACAGGACAACAATTGTACTCtaaccaaataaaaacaaaaacaacaaacagaGGTCAGTAGACAACTATTAGGAAAATGAGACCAAAAAATGGCTCTAActagataaaaagtagaggtcaGCAGGCCACTCTAAGAGGAATATAGGACCTAAAATGGGAGTTTCTGTTTTCTAATCATGATAATGTTTGAATTCATACGGGATGCAATGTGATTAAATAGAAGTTCAGCTACTCACACCTTCATGGTTACCGCAACCCAACTTTGATCAGCAGACAGTGTTTCAGGATGCACTGAACTCAAAGTgttaaaaaccaaaatcaagATGGACACGTACGTTGTTGTCGACAAAGAATTACTCAAATAAAACCAACTCCTGATTGTTGTCGCTATTCCATGCAAAGATAATTGCTCACAAGCAGTTGGGTAGGCATGAACCATAGTTGCCACAACATTAAGAACACATACTGCGTCACGCTCATGGCTTTCTGCCTGCAAGAGCTGTGCTAATAGGCACACGAAAATTCTTGCTCCGTAGTTATCTTCAGTTGATACTAGCTCAGCTAGTGTCTGTACGTTTACAGTTTGATTATCGTTTCCAATAATTATGTCAGTCTCTTCTAAGTTATAGCTTCTGCAAAATTTCAAAGTCTGATGGCATAATGAGTTGATTACGTCATCTTGCTGAAACAACCACTTCAATGATACTGTGTGAATTCTTGCTGAAAGTAAGTCCCattcatcattttttatgaGCTGGAATATTATCTCCTCGGCTTCTCGACTGTAGTGAATTGGGTAGTTCGCGTTGTCAAGACCCCTTAACAAACTGTAAAGATTCACCAGTCGTGTCACGGTCATATTATCGGTGGTCCGATGATGAAAATCACTCCTATTGAGAAGAATATATTGTTCAAGAGAAGCTAAAATCAACTTCTCATCTGCAAGTCTGGTAATTAAAGTCAGAAAACTGTTAGGGAAAATAGTTGTTGGTGAACTGCTAATCAGGGGAATAGGAGTACGAATTTTGGCAATGCAAGTACCTTTCATCATATAGCGAACTGGTGTACAAAATCAGCAAAACAGCAGATTGACAAGAAGGCAAATCCAAACTGTTAGAACTCCTTTGCCCAAGCAAAAAGAGTAAATCGATAGGATCGTGAGAGAGGTGTAGAACAGCCTCTCTAATTGGTTGTCCAGAATCATTACCTAGTAGAGAATCCATGAGGGAACTTAGCAACAAGtatattctatttttcatcCTATCTCCTGTAAACAAACCCAGGCACTCATACGAAAAACTGAACCAACCGACTGAAATCAAAGTCTCTGCATATTCCGTGGCATTAATACTAGACTGCAGAAGCAGTATCGAATGAAAAGTTTCCAGCAATCCCAGGGCAATGTCCTCTTCCATTTCTTTGATGCCCATTACAAGCCAAGGTAGTAAATAGGCACTGCATGTATCAAGAATACTGCTTTGAAGTTCCTGCTTACTAGAGTTACTGGAGTTTCCATCGTGACTGTACGCATATGCCTCTTTAAGTAGGTACAAGCATTGCAGAATTTGGTTGACATTCCTTTCAGAGACAGAGAGACAAGCTAAAATGGCATGTCTTGTTGCTTCCCCGATTGATTTTGACAGATCTAGAGCTCCACTACCAGATGGATATCTTATAAGAGCAATAAAGACGGAGCAGACCATTATAAAGGTCTCGGGAATCATTCCCATTTCTCCACCAGAATGCTTTCGAAGCATTCTTATCAAAACAAGAATCAGTTCCTCTAGTTGAGAAATTGATACAGATCCAGGGCACTCAGAAATGCATTCATAAATGAGCTTCAGTGTGGCACACTGGACAGGGTGAAAAGGAATTTCCGCCACATAATGTAATGCTGGGATAAGAGTTGAAATTCCAACAACGAGTCTTGGTTTAAAAGTTTCCTCAGCAGTTGATAAAAGGTCCAATACCTGAAGGCACATCTTCACTGCTGGGTCCTTGTACTCTGTTCATCAAAAGAATAATAAGTAAGCTACCTACCAAGGTATAACAGAAAGGTCAAAATGAAGTTCTGCATTCACAAGCACATAATAGAAAAAGTCGAGGTAAACTAAATTAGATTAATAAAACCAACTACAACCAGATAACCAACTTTGAATTCCATTCAATCAGAAATGAATCTAAAGTAGGGCAAACGCTTTCGTTTTATATTGTGGCAATTAACGAGGCTATAAAGTATGCACAGTATTCTACACAGCAAAATCAATATTGCTTTCATGTAGGCGAGAGAAGGACTTGTTTGGCAAGTTCAGTACTAGGTCCTCACCTGACAatcttaatatttcaaataaataatctGCAATATTTTCTTCCACTAAGACTCGAATCTGATAGTCTGAAGTTTTGACTGAAGACAAATAGTGAAAGAGTAAATCTATAGTGCCGATTTGAACTTGACTGTCTGACGAAAGTAATGGGCCCTTGATGGCTTCAGCAAACAGATTTACCAGAGATGTGCCCTTGGTGCCATCTTCAGTTTCTTTAGTGTCAACTCTTTCATTGGAAGAGATGTTATAAGTATCATATGCACATTCTTCCCTGAGCAAATGTCTTCGAGCCAGGATAGTCAAAAGtgctaatgaaaaaaaatgtaactgtCATTCATAAAAGAAACTAGAATGAAAAGTATTTTGTAAACTACAGCATCTAAGAGTTAATGATATCTATACTTTGAACTATGGCCAAACTGACTTTTATCCAGACTTGGAATTGTTAACATTAACCACTCGTTCATTACGCCAGCAACTTTGGTGATTCGAATGATGTAGGATAAGGATGCAAACTCTTGAAGAGAAAGATACGAGCAGATAATCAACCTTTCCATGAAATTCATGATACAGACATCAGATGTGATGCAATGCATGTCAGTGTTTTTTGTCTTCATATTGTCAACATGCAATTGCACCTTTAAAAGTCTGGTGTTCTATATCACCTTTGTTTCTATCTATTACTGAGTAGTTCTGTAGTAGAGTATCCATGAGTCAAATAACAAAATACTTTTGACATAACGTCCTAATGTCAATCTCTACTCTATCGGTCCAAAATAGGCTTCacgaaaagaaaaagttaaaacgAACAAGACAACCAAAAAGAAGTTTCAAGTTTTCTTTCCaaggaacaaaaataaacttgaTAACGGACCAATACAATTCATGCGAACATCGTCATTTTGAGTCTTC
Protein-coding regions in this window:
- the LOC106778263 gene encoding protein PRD1; its protein translation is MYWCSDSRNADVVDADDEGFPVSCSQGHRSSLNLQTHDGASICLVCFSNLLSNPLSPTVHVSYALSQISRSLSLPHFLQPLLTFHPHFLLSPLVAALSSFHDEPIAAQLTHLILALSASADPSVSCEFVSRISDRITSGAFGWSSPQLHLLHCLGALLNGENGDDLHKHIKDIGNLISVLVTGLQLPSEEIRGEVLFVLYKLSVLESASAEADGSDMLIPFCPQILYLLVDVLMKTQNDDVRMNCIALLTILARRHLLREECAYDTYNISSNERVDTKETEDGTKGTSLVNLFAEAIKGPLLSSDSQVQIGTIDLLFHYLSSVKTSDYQIRVLVEENIADYLFEILRLSEYKDPAVKMCLQVLDLLSTAEETFKPRLVVGISTLIPALHYVAEIPFHPVQCATLKLIYECISECPGSVSISQLEELILVLIRMLRKHSGGEMGMIPETFIMVCSVFIALIRYPSGSGALDLSKSIGEATRHAILACLSVSERNVNQILQCLYLLKEAYAYSHDGNSSNSSKQELQSSILDTCSAYLLPWLVMGIKEMEEDIALGLLETFHSILLLQSSINATEYAETLISVGWFSFSYECLGLFTGDRMKNRIYLLLSSLMDSLLGNDSGQPIREAVLHLSHDPIDLLFLLGQRSSNSLDLPSCQSAVLLILYTSSLYDERLADEKLILASLEQYILLNRSDFHHRTTDNMTVTRLVNLYSLLRGLDNANYPIHYSREAEEIIFQLIKNDEWDLLSARIHTVSLKWLFQQDDVINSLCHQTLKFCRSYNLEETDIIIGNDNQTVNVQTLAELVSTEDNYGARIFVCLLAQLLQAESHERDAVCVLNVVATMVHAYPTACEQLSLHGIATTIRSWFYLSNSLSTTTYVSILILVFNTLSSVHPETLSADQSWVAVTMKMMEYSIPPEKVDILSDESLFVIGILSLILHLSTKKTLEETSKTILFNTSIISMVNTVVCAASAKGHALVDHDEGTSTGEALIFLLLLHYFAVKSLHAILPGFVDWQSFLVSTKPSEPLAFIGIRCHDLCRLLHFGSPAIKIAASYSLLELFNRISDQINSNHEELRCTVGYLMSIRSILEGLVFYNDLRVATNCCLCLSMILGWENLTSKTELLEGSRWCRLIIEEMTVSFAAPALASQSFMNQQSPQVLIAIAVLKLRKIPQWMRSVFDSSSISGILENLTASNLSLEILVLFRELLKSNFLSTEQIATINQILQECRKRVYTNNAQGDLPNEAIKKVFTASYDTGDICEFLIDLMTSEAYIDTVSLGFHTGSEKILEEIEMFYSSLSVDNGGCR